Proteins found in one Nocardia brasiliensis ATCC 700358 genomic segment:
- a CDS encoding FHA domain-containing protein, with the protein MRPVLDRAVGALILENGTAYPLDRPYVIGRGPQADDAVRAATAAPIVIQRDRHVSRVHAYVSVDDGKVFVRDATATSGTFIAPPGTDQWTRITTSPTELRPGWSVRISDRVLTYRPDDHPTP; encoded by the coding sequence ATGCGACCGGTGCTGGATCGGGCGGTCGGCGCGTTGATCCTGGAGAACGGCACCGCGTATCCGCTCGATCGTCCCTACGTGATCGGGCGCGGTCCCCAAGCCGACGACGCGGTGCGTGCCGCCACCGCTGCACCAATCGTGATTCAACGTGACCGTCATGTCTCGCGGGTGCACGCCTACGTCTCGGTCGATGACGGCAAGGTCTTCGTCCGCGACGCCACCGCCACCTCCGGCACCTTCATCGCGCCACCCGGCACCGACCAGTGGACCCGAATCACCACCTCCCCCACCGAACTTCGCCCCGGCTGGAGCGTCCGCATCAGCGACCGCGTCCTCACCTACCGACCCGACGACCACCCGACTCCCTGA